The Afipia massiliensis genome has a segment encoding these proteins:
- a CDS encoding Crp/Fnr family transcriptional regulator, producing MMDRSVIVGNRLLAALPPADFRLLAPHLQKVPLEQDVVLLQSGDRIEQVYFPLSGAIAFMLDMPSGQTVATGLIGHEGAAGILSVLGPSRSSVTAVVRVAGIASRIPASRFHTAFTHSAAIRHAVQTHTTALLVQFQHLAACNALHPVDARMARWLLHIHDRIDSNVIPLTQEALSQLLGVRRTTVTLVVRKLRASGAVRSDRRGLIEIDRPRLEEAACECYEIMRRKFDRIFPQETTKPRINGEPARETPGAAG from the coding sequence ATGATGGATCGTTCTGTCATCGTCGGTAATCGACTGTTGGCAGCGCTGCCGCCAGCGGACTTTCGCTTGCTCGCCCCTCACCTTCAGAAAGTACCGCTTGAACAAGACGTGGTGTTGCTGCAGTCGGGAGATCGGATTGAACAGGTCTATTTTCCCCTCAGCGGGGCGATTGCGTTCATGCTCGACATGCCGAGCGGGCAAACAGTAGCAACCGGCCTCATTGGGCATGAGGGAGCCGCGGGCATCCTGTCAGTTCTGGGACCCTCCCGATCTTCCGTTACGGCGGTTGTACGCGTGGCCGGCATCGCATCGCGGATTCCCGCATCACGATTTCATACAGCCTTCACCCATAGTGCCGCCATCAGGCATGCGGTCCAGACCCACACGACGGCGCTGCTGGTGCAGTTCCAGCACCTGGCCGCCTGCAATGCGCTGCACCCTGTTGATGCACGCATGGCCCGATGGTTGCTCCACATCCACGATCGAATTGATAGCAACGTCATTCCGCTGACGCAGGAGGCGCTTTCGCAGTTGCTCGGGGTCCGGCGAACGACAGTGACGCTGGTTGTACGCAAGCTCCGGGCGTCTGGTGCTGTCCGATCTGACCGGCGAGGCTTGATTGAGATCGACAGGCCCCGGCTCGAAGAAGCGGCATGCGAATGCTACGAGATCATGCGCCGCAAATTTGATCGGATTTTTCCGCAGGAAACAACGAAGCCTCGCATCAACGGTGAGCCGGCACGCGAAACGCCCGGCGCGGCAGGATGA